A region of the Pseudomonas asiatica genome:
GCCAACCCCTCTGCCTTCACCCGCTCGCGACCGAGCTTGAGTTGCTCCTTGCTCAAGGTGATACCAAACACCTTGGCGCCATATTCGCGAGCAGCGAAACGCGCCAGCCCGCCCCATCCGCAGCCGACGTCGAGCAGGTACTCTCCTGCATCCAGGCGCAGCTTGCGGCACAGATGATCGAATTTGTCCTGCTGTGCCTGATCCAGCGTGTTGTCCGGCTCGCGGAAGTAGGCGCACGAGTAGGCCATGTCCTGATCCAGCCATAGCTGGTAGAACTCGTTGGAAACATCGTAATGGTAGGAAATGGCTTCGGCGTCGGTGCTCTTGTCATGGGCCCGGCGCTCCGGTGGAGCGTCGTCCTCATCGGTCAGTAGCGCTTCGCTCAGCTCATCGCATACGCGGATGGCCTCACCAATATCGCCCTCCAGCTCCAGCTTGCCTTCGACGAAAGCTGTGCCCAGCTGGTCCATGCTCGGGTGGCTCAACTGGCTGATCAGCTGTGGCTCCTTGACCAGGATAGTGACCTGCGGGCTAGGCCCCAGATCGAACTGGTTACCGTCCCACAGTTTCAGCCGCAGCGGCAGATGCAGGCTTTGCAGTGCCGGTGGAAGTTGCGCAAGCATGAACGACCCTCCTGTCCGTATTTGGCCACGACGCCTGATATTTCGAACGTCGCCGGATCAGAGTAGTTCATTCGTGGGATGTTTCCTCTAAACGAGACCATGGTCTAGAACCAACTGATCTTATCCACGCAGCAGATTGTATACAATTTTTGCGTCTCAGCTTAACCTTGTGCCCCTCTTGCGCTTCTTCATCCTGGAGTTGAACCCATGAAATCCTATGACGTGGTGATCATCGGCGGTGGCCCTGGCGGCTACAACGCAGCCATCCGCGCCGGCCAACTGGGCCTGAGCGTAGCCTGCGTGGAAGGCCGCTCGACCTTGGGTGGCACCTGCCTGAACGTGGGCTGCATGCCCTCCAAGGCGCTGCTGCATGCTTCCGAGCTGTATGAAGCCGCCAGTGGTGACGAGTTCGCCCACCTCGGTATCGAAGTCAAACCTAACCTCAACCTCGCCCAGATGATGAAACAGAAGGACGAGAGCGTGACCGGCCTGACCAAGGGCATCGAGTACCTGTTCCGCAAGAACAAGGTCGACTGGATCAAGGGCTGGGGCCGCCTGGATGGCGTCGGCAAGGTCGTGGTCAAGGCTGAGGACGGTAGCGAAACCGCATTGCAGGCCAAGGACATTGTCATTGCCACCGGCTCCGAACCTACGCCCCTGCCGGGCGTGACCATCGACAACCAGCGCATCATCGACTCGACCGGCGCGCTGTCGCTGCCACAGGTGCCCAAGCACCTGGTCGTCATCGGCGCCGGCGTGATCGGCCTTGAGCTGGGTTCGGTATGGCGCCGCCTGGGCAGCCAGGTCACGGTCATCGAATACCTCGACCGCATCTGCCCGGGTACCGACGAAGAAACCGCCAAGACCCTGCAGAAGGCCCTGGCCAAGCAAGGCATGGTGTTCAAGCTGGGCAGCAAGGTGACCCAGGCCAGCGCCAGCGCCGATGGCGTGAACCTGACCCTGGAGCCGGCCGCCGGTGGCACCGCAGAAACGCTGCAAGCTGACTATGTACTCGTCGCCATCGGACGACGCCCCTATACCAAAGGGCTGAACCTGGAAAGCGTGGGCCTGGAAACCGACAAGCGCGGCATGCTCGGCAACGACCACCACCGCACTTCCGTGCCGGGTATCTGGGTGATTGGCGACGTCACCTCCGGCCCGATGCTGGCGCACAAAGCCGAAGACGAAGCGGTGGCCTGCATCGAACGCATCGCCGGCAAGCCCCACGAGGTCAACTACAACCTTATCCCTGGCGTGATCTACACCCGCCCGGAGCTGGCCACCGTGGGCAAGACCGAAGAGCAGCTCAAGGCCGAAGGGCGTGCCTATAAAGTCGGCAAGTTCCCGTTCACGGCCAACAGCCGGGCCAAGATCAACCACGAGACCGAAGGCTTCGCCAAGGTCATCGCCGATGCCGAGACCGACGAAGTGCTGGGTGTGCACCTGGTAGGCCCAAGTGTCAGCGAGATGATCGGTGAGTTCTGCGTGGCCATGGAGTTCTCGGCCTCGGCGGAAGACATCGCCCTCACCTGCCACCCCCACCCGACCCGCTCCGAGGCCTTGCGCCAGGCAGCGATGAATGTGGACGGGATGGCGATGCAGATTTGAGGTGAGATAGCCGGGGGGCTGCTTTGCAGCCCATCGCGACACAAGGCCGCTCCTACAGGAAATTGCGTTCTCCTGTAGGAGCGGCCTTGTGTCGCGATGGGGCGCAAAGCGCCCCTGGCTTCTGGCTTACTCGACCGTAACCGACTTGGCCAGGTTACGCGGCTGGTCCACGTCGGTGCCCTTGAGCACGGCCACGTAGTAAGACAGCAGCTGCAGCGGGATGGTGTAAAGGATCGGCGCCAGGGCGTCGGCGATGTGCGGCACCTTGATCACGTGGGTACCTTCGCCATTGGTCATGCCGGCCTGCTCATCGGCAAACACTACCAGCTCGCCACCACGGGCGCGTACTTCCTGCAGGTTGGACTTCAGCTTCTCCAGCAGTTCGTTGTTCGGCGCAACGGTAACCACCGGCATGTCGCTATCCACCAGCGCCAGCGGGCCGTGCTTCAGCTCGCCTGCCGGGTAGGCTTCGGCGTGGATGTAAGAGATTTCCTTGAGCTTGAGCGCACCTTCCATCGCCACCGGGTACTGCGCACCACGGCCGAGGAACAGGGTGTGGTGCTTGTCGGCGAACAGCTCGGCGATTTTCTCGACGGTGGCGTCCATGGCCAGGGCTTCGCCCAGGCGGGCCGGCAGGCGGCGCAGTTCTTCAACCAGCTCGGCTTCGACACCGGCTTCCAGGGTACCGCGCACCTGGCCCAGAGCCAGGGTCAGCAGCATCAGCGAAACCAGCTGGGTGGTGAAAGCCTTGGTCGACGCCACGCCGATTTCCGGGCCAGCCAGAGTCAGCAGGGTCAGGTCCGACTCACGCACCAGCGAGCTGATACCGACGTTGCAGATCGCCAGGCTACCGAGGAAGCCCAGCTCCTTGGCGTTGCGCAGTGCGGC
Encoded here:
- the cfaB gene encoding C17 cyclopropane fatty acid synthase CfaB, which encodes MLAQLPPALQSLHLPLRLKLWDGNQFDLGPSPQVTILVKEPQLISQLSHPSMDQLGTAFVEGKLELEGDIGEAIRVCDELSEALLTDEDDAPPERRAHDKSTDAEAISYHYDVSNEFYQLWLDQDMAYSCAYFREPDNTLDQAQQDKFDHLCRKLRLDAGEYLLDVGCGWGGLARFAAREYGAKVFGITLSKEQLKLGRERVKAEGLADKVDLQILDYRDLPQDGRFDKVVSVGMFEHVGHANLALYSQKLFGAVREGGLVMNHGITAKHVDGRPVGRGAGEFIDRYVFPHGELPHLSMISASICEAGLEVVDVESLRLHYAKTLHHWSENLENQLHKAAALVPEKTLRIWRLYLAGCAYAFQKGWINLHQILAVKPYADGHHDLPWTREDLYR
- the lpdA gene encoding dihydrolipoyl dehydrogenase — encoded protein: MKSYDVVIIGGGPGGYNAAIRAGQLGLSVACVEGRSTLGGTCLNVGCMPSKALLHASELYEAASGDEFAHLGIEVKPNLNLAQMMKQKDESVTGLTKGIEYLFRKNKVDWIKGWGRLDGVGKVVVKAEDGSETALQAKDIVIATGSEPTPLPGVTIDNQRIIDSTGALSLPQVPKHLVVIGAGVIGLELGSVWRRLGSQVTVIEYLDRICPGTDEETAKTLQKALAKQGMVFKLGSKVTQASASADGVNLTLEPAAGGTAETLQADYVLVAIGRRPYTKGLNLESVGLETDKRGMLGNDHHRTSVPGIWVIGDVTSGPMLAHKAEDEAVACIERIAGKPHEVNYNLIPGVIYTRPELATVGKTEEQLKAEGRAYKVGKFPFTANSRAKINHETEGFAKVIADAETDEVLGVHLVGPSVSEMIGEFCVAMEFSASAEDIALTCHPHPTRSEALRQAAMNVDGMAMQI